In the Babylonia areolata isolate BAREFJ2019XMU chromosome 34, ASM4173473v1, whole genome shotgun sequence genome, one interval contains:
- the LOC143277335 gene encoding uncharacterized protein LOC143277335: MIIVAFFLYRKPPARDISMKYVNDQHQMMMMGGRQSGHGSSIHRFIRRGSRSGSRSFLPEHSQNVLRTSSSVFSSGTSAFGRPTASGVVTMSEVSSVATDTLSEASSSMAPSTVMSVSHVRGMHGQAGPGVYYL; the protein is encoded by the exons ATGATCATCGTGGCCTTTTTCCTCTACCGTAAACCTCCAGCCAGAG ACATCAGCATGAAGTACGTGAATGACCAacatcagatgatgatgatgggaggcAGACAGAGTGGTCATGGGTCAAGCATTCACAGATTCATTAGAAGAG GCTCCAGGTCCGGAAGCCGATCCTTCCTGCCGGAACACTCACAGAACGTGCTGCGCACATCCAGCAGTGTGTTCTCATCGGGGACCAGCGCCTTCGGGAGACCGACTGCCAGCGGCGTGGTCACGATGAGCGAGGTCAGCTCTGTGGCAACCGACACACTGAGCGAAGCGTCCAGCTCCATGGCTCCCAGCACTGTCATGTCTGTCAGCCACGTGCGGGGGATGCATGGGCAGGCAGGCCCTGGGGTCTACTACctgtag